Proteins from one Candidatus Margulisiibacteriota bacterium genomic window:
- a CDS encoding right-handed parallel beta-helix repeat-containing protein → MTTEAIASRLSSLKQELYQPGRQTVTPAKQSVLPDVSYQPVIIPPVRPAPEPLPGDIPVAPGESIQAAIDSAPAGSTIVLAAGDYQENIILKDGVSLRGAGANQTTLSAAEAALPVISGDAGQLTISNFAINGGSPAVFLKGDGITVNDLLVDGGDAGLSFDGTDVLITGCKIIHIAGTGVELLNADGSTVNATIIARCEGDGLRISDSTGVTVVNNTLVYNKQNSGAGVKVANSTAVAIANNIIAGNYYGVLVESGEAAVNFNDIWGNNKGCEGCAAGVLELNADGWDIFDNIAQSPVLIGEGEALFDDNWQFTEFTYVDNDFNLNIEPVGDVPVSPCINAGDPDLIDRDGTILDQGAYGGLTSLYDATPTEFTLVDDGNSVTLSWVRPEGVPVLGYRLYRLPVDTYGGWASEYDLYQQLNQPYALLADIQDPQTTSYTDTGFPTDAQMIYFYKAVTVHGPNESRPTADQTFYWYPGLFGGDDDAGADAAVDNDQAGGCGCSAVGRPAAGGNILNSLWSIIVD, encoded by the coding sequence ATGACAACAGAAGCGATCGCCAGCCGCCTCAGCAGCCTTAAGCAAGAGCTCTACCAGCCCGGGCGCCAGACCGTGACGCCGGCCAAGCAGAGCGTCCTCCCCGACGTTTCTTACCAGCCGGTCATTATCCCGCCGGTCAGGCCGGCTCCGGAACCGCTGCCGGGTGATATCCCGGTCGCGCCGGGCGAATCGATCCAGGCGGCGATCGACAGCGCTCCGGCCGGTTCGACCATCGTTCTCGCGGCCGGCGACTACCAGGAAAACATTATCTTAAAGGACGGTGTCAGCCTGCGGGGCGCCGGTGCCAACCAAACTACTCTGAGCGCGGCCGAGGCCGCCCTGCCGGTCATCTCCGGCGACGCCGGCCAGCTGACCATCTCTAATTTTGCCATTAACGGCGGGTCGCCGGCCGTATTCCTGAAAGGGGACGGCATCACGGTCAACGACCTGCTGGTGGACGGCGGCGACGCCGGCCTCAGTTTTGACGGAACGGACGTCCTGATCACCGGCTGCAAGATCATCCATATTGCCGGGACCGGCGTCGAACTGCTTAACGCCGACGGGAGCACGGTCAACGCGACGATCATCGCCCGCTGCGAGGGCGATGGGCTGCGGATCAGTGACAGCACCGGCGTTACGGTCGTTAATAACACGCTTGTTTATAACAAGCAGAACAGCGGCGCGGGGGTCAAGGTGGCCAATTCCACCGCGGTGGCGATCGCCAACAATATTATTGCCGGTAATTACTATGGCGTGCTGGTCGAGTCCGGCGAGGCCGCGGTCAACTTCAATGATATCTGGGGGAACAACAAGGGGTGCGAAGGTTGCGCCGCCGGGGTGCTCGAACTCAACGCCGACGGCTGGGATATCTTCGACAATATCGCCCAAAGCCCGGTCTTGATCGGGGAAGGGGAAGCGCTTTTTGACGACAACTGGCAGTTCACCGAATTCACTTATGTTGATAATGATTTTAACCTGAATATTGAGCCGGTCGGCGACGTGCCGGTTTCGCCCTGTATCAATGCGGGGGACCCGGACCTGATCGACCGGGACGGGACGATCCTCGACCAGGGGGCATACGGCGGCCTGACCAGTCTCTACGACGCGACGCCGACCGAGTTCACGCTTGTCGATGATGGGAACAGCGTCACTTTGTCCTGGGTTAGGCCGGAAGGCGTTCCGGTCCTCGGTTACCGTCTCTACCGGCTGCCGGTCGATACTTACGGCGGCTGGGCGAGCGAATACGACCTCTACCAGCAATTAAACCAACCGTACGCCCTGCTGGCGGATATTCAGGACCCGCAGACCACCAGCTACACCGATACCGGTTTCCCGACCGACGCCCAGATGATCTATTTCTATAAAGCGGTCACCGTCCACGGCCCGAACGAATCACGGCCGACCGCCGACCAAACTTTCTACTGGTACCCGGGGCTCTTTGGCGGCGACGATGATGCCGGCGCCGACGCCGCGGTCGATAATGACCAGGCGGGCGGCTGCGGCTGCTCGGCCGTCGGCCGGCCGGCCGCCGGCGGAAATATCCTCAATTCTCTTTGGTCCATTATCGTCGATTAA
- the gltA gene encoding NADPH-dependent glutamate synthase — MAEKKKRLHMQERSAAERTRDFQEVPLGYTPEEAIEEAKRCIQCKNPLCVKGCPVEVKIPEFIKLVAEGKFAEASRKIKETNALPAVCGRVCPQEEQCELKCVLGVKGEPVAIGTLERFVADWERDNVKLQTSNLKPQDKISINKSHKIAVIGSGPAGLTCAGDLARLGYQVTIFESLHVTGGVLRYGIPEFRLPKKIVDLEVEYVKTLGAEVKTDMLIGNVYTIEELLKEYKAVFVGSGAGLPKFMGIPGENLDGVYSANEYLFRVNMMKAWQFPESLTPVKIGKRVAVVGGGNVAMDAARVSLRLGADEVTILYRRTQEEMPARIEEIKRAVEEGVIFKILTLPVAYHANNEGWVTDAECLQMQLGEPDSSGRRRPVEIPGSNFKLQIDTVIVAIGNSPNPLIPLRTPGLKTEKWGGVIVTAEGLTSLPAVYAGGDIVRGAATVISAMGDGKTAAKAIHQLLAK; from the coding sequence ATGGCTGAGAAAAAGAAAAGACTACACATGCAGGAACGGTCCGCCGCGGAAAGGACCCGGGATTTCCAGGAGGTGCCGCTCGGATATACGCCGGAAGAGGCGATAGAAGAGGCAAAACGCTGTATCCAGTGCAAGAACCCGCTCTGCGTCAAAGGGTGCCCGGTCGAGGTCAAGATCCCCGAGTTCATTAAGCTGGTCGCCGAGGGGAAGTTTGCCGAAGCGAGCCGGAAGATCAAAGAGACCAATGCCTTGCCGGCGGTTTGCGGCCGCGTTTGCCCGCAGGAAGAACAGTGCGAGCTGAAATGCGTGCTCGGAGTTAAGGGCGAGCCGGTGGCGATCGGGACCCTTGAGCGTTTCGTGGCGGACTGGGAGAGGGATAACGTTAAACTTCAAACATCCAACCTCAAACCTCAAGATAAGATCTCAATAAATAAATCACACAAGATCGCCGTCATCGGGTCTGGCCCGGCGGGGCTAACTTGCGCCGGTGATCTGGCACGGCTCGGTTATCAGGTCACGATCTTCGAATCGCTCCATGTGACCGGCGGCGTGCTGCGCTACGGCATCCCGGAGTTCCGGTTGCCGAAAAAGATCGTCGACCTGGAGGTTGAATATGTTAAAACCCTCGGGGCCGAGGTTAAAACCGACATGCTGATCGGCAATGTCTACACGATCGAGGAGCTGCTCAAGGAGTACAAAGCGGTTTTCGTCGGTTCCGGAGCCGGTTTGCCCAAGTTCATGGGGATCCCGGGGGAGAACCTGGACGGCGTTTACTCGGCCAACGAATATCTCTTCCGCGTCAACATGATGAAAGCGTGGCAGTTCCCCGAAAGCCTGACGCCGGTCAAGATCGGCAAGCGGGTCGCCGTGGTCGGCGGCGGGAACGTGGCGATGGATGCGGCCCGAGTATCTTTGCGGCTGGGGGCGGACGAAGTCACTATCCTCTACCGCCGGACGCAGGAAGAGATGCCGGCCCGGATCGAAGAGATCAAACGGGCGGTGGAGGAGGGGGTCATTTTCAAGATCCTGACACTACCGGTCGCCTATCACGCTAATAATGAGGGGTGGGTAACGGATGCGGAATGTTTACAAATGCAACTGGGTGAGCCGGATTCTTCCGGTAGACGGCGACCGGTAGAAATCCCAGGCTCAAACTTCAAACTGCAAATTGATACGGTAATTGTGGCGATCGGCAACTCGCCCAATCCCCTGATCCCGCTGCGGACCCCCGGCCTCAAGACCGAGAAGTGGGGCGGGGTGATCGTGACCGCCGAAGGGTTAACCTCGCTGCCGGCCGTCTACGCCGGCGGCGACATCGTCCGCGGGGCGGCGACCGTGATCTCCGCCATGGGCGACGGCAAGACCGCGGCCAAGGCGATCCACCAACTGCTCGCAAAGTAA
- a CDS encoding sulfide/dihydroorotate dehydrogenase-like FAD/NAD-binding protein, translating to MSKILKKEKLNASVSRITVDAPPIARAAKPGQFVVIIPAENAERIPLTIADTDAGKGTITIIFQIVGATTTVLDSLPEGAEIAHLLGPLGAPSHIEKFGTVVVIGGGVGIAEIYPAVKALKAAGNEVITIIGARDKGLLIYEQELRVASHELRVTTDDGSYGRKGFVSEELKDIIASGKKIGLVFAVGPVPMMRVCCDVTRPHGIKTVVSLNPLMLDATGMCGICRVTVGGKTKFACVEGPEFDGHQVDFAELTARLKGYRDVEKKAHDHVCKLLGTKGLGG from the coding sequence ATGTCTAAGATACTGAAAAAAGAAAAACTTAACGCCAGCGTCAGCCGGATCACGGTCGACGCGCCGCCTATCGCCCGCGCCGCCAAGCCGGGACAGTTCGTGGTCATCATCCCGGCCGAGAACGCCGAGCGGATCCCGTTAACCATTGCCGACACCGACGCCGGCAAAGGGACGATCACGATCATCTTCCAGATCGTCGGCGCCACCACCACCGTCCTCGATTCGCTGCCGGAGGGGGCGGAGATCGCCCACCTGCTTGGCCCGCTCGGCGCTCCCTCCCACATTGAAAAATTCGGCACGGTCGTGGTGATCGGCGGCGGGGTCGGCATCGCCGAGATCTACCCGGCGGTCAAAGCGCTGAAAGCGGCCGGCAACGAGGTCATCACGATCATCGGCGCGCGGGATAAGGGCTTGCTCATATATGAGCAGGAGTTGCGGGTCGCGAGTCACGAGTTGCGGGTCACTACTGACGATGGAAGCTACGGCCGCAAAGGCTTTGTTTCCGAGGAGCTGAAAGATATTATTGCCTCCGGCAAGAAGATCGGCTTGGTCTTCGCCGTTGGCCCGGTCCCGATGATGCGGGTCTGTTGCGACGTTACCAGGCCGCACGGGATCAAGACCGTGGTGTCGCTCAACCCGCTGATGCTCGACGCCACCGGGATGTGCGGCATCTGCCGGGTCACGGTCGGGGGGAAAACCAAGTTCGCCTGCGTCGAAGGGCCGGAATTCGACGGGCACCAGGTCGACTTCGCGGAGCTGACAGCGCGGTTAAAGGGGTATCGGGACGTGGAAAAGAAAGCGCATGATCATGTATGCAAGCTGCTAGGGACTAAGGGGCTAGGGGGCTAA
- a CDS encoding PEP/pyruvate-binding domain-containing protein produces MTAVNYVSTGLPGLDQVLQGLRLGDNVVWQVDDLEDYRRFVKPYLAQAKADKRRIIYIRFAQHPPVVAGEPGITRYQLDAATGFESFSKQIHDIITKEGAGAFYLFDCLSDLLSAWATDLMIGNFFLVTCPYLFKLDTLAYFAILRNNHSYKTIARIRETTQLLLDVYNYDGHIYVHPLKVWNRYSPTMFLPHTESGGKYLPITNSVDATRLFAHMTDRGEESARRNLDYWDRLFLAAEELAREPNKGAAVGDMRDKLIRIMLVREPRMLELVRQYITLEDLLEIKGRMIGTGFIGGKALGMLLARKILGREWEEVLEPHDSFFIGSDVFYSYVVENGWWDLWLEQKTEAGFFTKAADLKEKLLSGKFPDEIKEQFNQLLEYFGQSPIIVRSSSLLEDGFGNAFAGKYESIFCVNQGTPDVRYANFDRTVRQVFASTMNEDALTYRRQRGMAEQDEQMALLVQRVSGTHYRHNFLPYLAGVGVSYNTFVWHEEMDPKAGMLRLVFGLGTRAVNRVEGDYPRIIALDQPRLRPYAGDDVRKYSQHDVDLLNIESNELQSVPLAELVAAEPELKLDLAGTREGDWVLTFDQLLGRTDFTARMKALLAKLDATYRYPVDVEFTVNFTAAGKMRINLLQCRPLQAKGAGGRVRLPERIDPERLLFETAGNFMGGSVDLRLPRVIYVDPQAYGKLLHGKKYTVARLIGKLNRGTKTPTILIGPGRWGTRDATLGVPVSFAEINNFAALVEVAVPAIGFMPELSFGSHFFLDLVEANIFYAALFDGLDPQLLAGRPNLFGALLPDESEYAGVIGVYDLPLRLMADLTAQRLVCLTDVL; encoded by the coding sequence ATGACCGCGGTCAATTACGTCAGTACCGGCTTGCCCGGCTTGGACCAGGTCCTGCAGGGTTTGCGGCTGGGTGACAACGTCGTCTGGCAGGTCGACGACCTGGAAGATTACCGCCGGTTCGTCAAACCTTATCTGGCACAGGCGAAGGCCGATAAACGCCGGATCATCTATATTCGCTTCGCGCAGCATCCCCCGGTAGTCGCAGGCGAGCCCGGCATCACCAGGTACCAGCTTGACGCGGCGACCGGCTTTGAATCGTTCTCCAAACAGATCCATGACATTATTACCAAAGAAGGGGCCGGCGCCTTCTATCTTTTCGACTGTCTCTCCGACCTGCTTTCCGCCTGGGCGACCGATCTGATGATCGGAAACTTCTTCCTGGTCACCTGTCCCTATCTTTTCAAGCTGGACACGCTGGCTTACTTCGCGATCCTGCGCAATAACCATTCGTACAAGACGATCGCCCGGATCAGGGAGACGACCCAGCTGCTGCTCGACGTCTATAACTACGACGGGCATATCTACGTCCATCCGCTCAAGGTTTGGAACCGCTATTCCCCGACGATGTTCCTGCCGCACACGGAGAGCGGCGGCAAATACCTGCCGATAACCAACAGCGTCGACGCCACCCGGCTCTTTGCCCACATGACCGACCGGGGCGAGGAGAGCGCCCGGCGCAACCTGGATTACTGGGACCGGTTGTTCCTGGCGGCGGAAGAGCTGGCCAGGGAGCCGAACAAGGGCGCGGCAGTCGGCGACATGCGCGATAAACTGATCCGGATCATGCTGGTGCGGGAACCGCGGATGCTGGAGCTGGTCCGGCAGTACATTACGCTGGAAGACCTGCTGGAGATCAAAGGACGGATGATCGGCACCGGCTTTATCGGCGGTAAGGCGCTCGGCATGCTGCTGGCCCGTAAAATATTGGGCCGGGAATGGGAAGAAGTGCTGGAGCCGCACGATTCGTTCTTTATCGGTTCGGACGTCTTCTATTCCTACGTCGTGGAGAACGGCTGGTGGGACCTCTGGCTGGAACAGAAGACGGAGGCGGGATTCTTTACCAAGGCGGCCGACCTGAAGGAAAAGCTGTTGAGCGGGAAATTCCCCGACGAGATCAAGGAGCAATTCAACCAGCTGCTCGAATATTTTGGTCAGTCGCCGATCATTGTCCGGTCGAGCTCGCTGCTGGAGGACGGTTTCGGCAACGCTTTTGCCGGCAAGTACGAGAGCATTTTCTGCGTCAACCAGGGGACGCCCGACGTCCGTTACGCCAATTTCGACCGGACCGTCCGCCAGGTCTTTGCCAGCACGATGAACGAGGACGCGCTGACCTACCGGCGCCAGCGCGGCATGGCGGAACAGGACGAACAGATGGCCCTGCTGGTCCAGCGCGTTTCCGGCACCCACTACCGGCACAATTTCCTGCCGTACCTGGCCGGGGTCGGCGTTTCTTACAACACGTTCGTCTGGCACGAGGAGATGGACCCGAAGGCGGGGATGCTCCGACTGGTCTTCGGCCTGGGAACGCGGGCGGTCAACCGGGTCGAAGGCGATTACCCGCGGATCATCGCGCTTGACCAGCCGCGCCTTCGCCCCTACGCCGGCGACGACGTCCGGAAATATTCCCAGCACGACGTCGATCTGCTGAACATCGAGAGCAACGAGCTGCAGAGCGTCCCCCTGGCGGAGCTGGTTGCCGCGGAGCCGGAGCTGAAACTGGACCTGGCCGGCACCAGAGAGGGGGATTGGGTGCTCACTTTCGACCAATTGCTCGGCCGGACCGATTTTACCGCCCGGATGAAAGCGCTGCTGGCCAAGCTGGACGCGACCTACCGGTATCCGGTCGACGTGGAGTTCACGGTCAACTTTACCGCGGCCGGTAAGATGCGGATCAATCTCCTCCAATGCCGGCCGCTGCAGGCGAAAGGGGCGGGTGGGCGGGTGCGGCTGCCGGAACGGATCGACCCGGAGCGGTTGTTGTTCGAGACCGCCGGGAATTTTATGGGCGGCAGCGTCGATTTGCGCTTGCCGCGGGTCATTTACGTCGATCCGCAGGCGTACGGCAAGCTGCTGCACGGCAAGAAATACACGGTCGCCCGCCTGATCGGCAAGCTTAACCGCGGGACAAAAACGCCGACGATCCTGATCGGGCCGGGGCGCTGGGGGACGCGCGACGCGACGCTCGGCGTGCCGGTCAGCTTTGCCGAGATCAACAACTTTGCCGCGCTGGTCGAAGTCGCCGTGCCGGCGATCGGTTTCATGCCGGAGCTGTCGTTCGGCTCCCACTTTTTTCTCGACCTGGTGGAAGCGAACATCTTTTACGCCGCCCTGTTTGACGGGCTGGACCCGCAGCTGCTGGCCGGCCGGCCGAACCTGTTCGGCGCGCTGCTGCCGGACGAAAGCGAATACGCCGGGGTGATCGGGGTCTACGACCTGCCGCTCCGGCTGATGGCCGATCTGACCGCCCAGCGGCTGGTCTGTTTGACCGATGTGCTATAA
- a CDS encoding NrpR regulatory domain-containing protein — MVAEAKEPIGSAEIAEKLKAQGFDMPERTVRYHLKELSEKGLMKGLWKEGRVITNKGIEELGNAMAFDKVGFMNSRIDNMAYQMDYDLDKKSGRVILNLSLLKQSDLAGALKIMAPVFARQFAIGNKVLLVEPGKDFGAFTIPAGWVGFGTLCSVNLNGIMLKHGIALEPKMGGLLQIEGERPVRFTEIINYEGTTLDPHEIFIKSRMTGVSAAAAGAGKILAGLREIPAATVHEAEAIIRKIESAGLGRVLVIGKPGQTILGIPIGVERVGIVVPGGLNPIAAVEEAGIETASKALSALIEADQLVGFTDL; from the coding sequence ATGGTCGCCGAGGCGAAGGAGCCGATCGGGTCGGCGGAGATCGCCGAGAAGCTAAAGGCGCAAGGCTTTGACATGCCGGAGCGGACGGTCCGCTACCACCTGAAGGAACTGAGCGAAAAGGGGCTAATGAAGGGGCTGTGGAAAGAGGGCCGGGTCATTACCAACAAGGGGATCGAAGAGCTCGGCAATGCCATGGCCTTTGATAAAGTTGGCTTCATGAACTCCCGGATCGACAATATGGCTTACCAGATGGATTATGACCTGGACAAGAAGAGCGGCCGGGTCATCCTGAACCTCTCACTGCTGAAACAGAGCGACCTGGCCGGGGCGCTCAAGATCATGGCCCCGGTCTTCGCGCGGCAGTTCGCGATCGGCAACAAGGTGCTGCTCGTCGAACCAGGCAAAGATTTTGGCGCTTTCACGATCCCCGCCGGCTGGGTCGGTTTCGGCACGCTCTGCAGCGTCAACTTGAACGGGATCATGCTTAAGCACGGTATCGCCCTGGAGCCGAAAATGGGCGGCCTGCTGCAGATCGAAGGGGAGCGGCCGGTCCGCTTTACCGAGATCATCAATTACGAAGGGACCACGCTCGATCCCCACGAGATCTTTATCAAGAGCCGGATGACCGGCGTCAGCGCCGCGGCGGCCGGCGCGGGGAAGATCTTGGCCGGCCTGAGAGAGATCCCGGCCGCGACGGTCCACGAGGCGGAAGCGATCATCCGCAAGATCGAATCGGCCGGCCTGGGGCGTGTCCTGGTGATCGGCAAGCCGGGCCAGACGATCCTCGGTATCCCGATCGGCGTCGAGCGGGTCGGGATCGTCGTCCCGGGCGGCTTGAACCCGATCGCCGCGGTCGAGGAAGCGGGGATCGAGACCGCCAGCAAGGCTTTGTCCGCCCTGATCGAAGCCGACCAGCTGGTCGGCTTTACCGACCTATGA
- the gdhA gene encoding NADP-specific glutamate dehydrogenase has protein sequence MVKQIIDEVIKRNPGEAEFHQAVQEVAESVAPVLEKHPEYKQAKILERICEPERQLMFRVPWVDDGGKVHINRGFRIEFNSAIGPYKGGLRFHPSVYIGIIKFLGFEQIFKNALTTLPMGGGKGGADFDPKGKSDAEVMRFCQSFMSELFRHIGPDTDVPAGDIGVGGREIGYMFGMYKKLRNEFTGVLTGKGLDWGGSLVRTEATGYGLIYFLLEMLKDQGKELKGATVVSSGSGNVSIYAIQKCQELGAKVVACSDSNGYIYDKDGINLKTVKQLKEVERKRIKEYLKYHPKATYEEGCDNIWKVKCDIALPNATQNEIDKKSAEKLVENGVWAVAEGANMPSTPEAIKVFQKAKVAFGPAKASNAGGVATSGLEMSQNSQRLSWTFEETDKYLNRIMKAIYKQSKEAAAEYGQAGNLVVGANIAGFLKVARSMYAQGIV, from the coding sequence ATGGTAAAACAGATCATCGACGAAGTCATTAAAAGAAACCCGGGCGAAGCCGAGTTCCACCAGGCCGTCCAGGAAGTCGCGGAATCGGTCGCCCCGGTCCTCGAAAAGCACCCGGAGTACAAGCAAGCCAAGATCCTGGAGCGGATCTGCGAACCCGAGCGGCAGCTCATGTTCCGCGTCCCCTGGGTTGACGACGGCGGCAAGGTCCACATCAACCGCGGCTTCCGCATCGAGTTCAACAGCGCGATCGGCCCGTACAAAGGCGGGCTCCGCTTCCACCCCTCGGTTTACATCGGCATCATCAAGTTCCTCGGCTTCGAGCAGATCTTCAAGAACGCCCTCACCACCCTGCCAATGGGCGGCGGCAAAGGCGGCGCCGACTTCGACCCGAAGGGGAAATCGGACGCCGAAGTGATGCGCTTCTGCCAGAGCTTCATGAGCGAGCTCTTCCGCCACATCGGCCCGGACACCGACGTGCCGGCCGGTGATATCGGCGTCGGCGGCCGCGAGATCGGCTACATGTTCGGCATGTACAAGAAGCTGCGCAACGAGTTCACCGGCGTGCTGACCGGCAAGGGGCTCGATTGGGGCGGCTCGCTGGTCCGGACCGAAGCGACCGGCTACGGCCTGATCTACTTCCTGCTGGAGATGCTCAAGGACCAGGGTAAGGAGCTCAAGGGAGCGACCGTCGTCTCGTCCGGCTCGGGCAACGTCTCGATCTACGCGATCCAGAAGTGCCAGGAGCTCGGCGCCAAGGTCGTCGCCTGCAGCGACTCCAACGGCTATATCTATGATAAGGACGGGATCAACCTCAAGACCGTTAAGCAGCTCAAGGAAGTCGAGCGGAAAAGGATCAAGGAGTACCTCAAGTACCATCCGAAAGCGACCTACGAAGAGGGCTGCGACAACATCTGGAAGGTGAAGTGCGACATCGCCCTGCCGAACGCCACCCAGAACGAGATCGACAAGAAGTCGGCCGAGAAGCTGGTGGAGAACGGCGTCTGGGCGGTTGCCGAGGGGGCCAATATGCCCTCCACCCCGGAAGCGATCAAGGTGTTCCAGAAGGCCAAAGTCGCGTTCGGCCCCGCTAAGGCGTCCAACGCCGGCGGCGTTGCCACCTCCGGCCTGGAGATGAGCCAGAACAGCCAGCGGCTCTCCTGGACGTTCGAGGAGACCGACAAGTACCTGAACCGGATCATGAAGGCGATCTACAAGCAGTCGAAAGAAGCGGCCGCCGAGTACGGCCAGGCGGGTAATTTGGTGGTCGGTGCCAATATCGCCGGCTTCCTCAAGGTTGCCCGCTCAATGTACGCGCAGGGGATCGTCTAA
- a CDS encoding response regulator, giving the protein MGKKILLIEDYKDTAEMIANVLRQKGHDVSCAYDGDAGLRRARERGADLILLDIMLPGMDGFTVLQELKKDPVTAGIPVIIVTVKVAEEDVERGLALGASEYVCKPFDLEKLAGIVQKHL; this is encoded by the coding sequence ATGGGCAAAAAGATCTTACTGATCGAGGATTACAAGGATACGGCCGAAATGATCGCCAATGTCCTGCGCCAAAAAGGCCATGACGTTTCCTGCGCTTATGACGGGGATGCCGGTTTGCGGCGGGCCCGGGAAAGGGGAGCGGACCTGATCCTGCTGGACATCATGCTGCCGGGAATGGATGGATTTACGGTTTTACAGGAATTGAAGAAAGACCCGGTTACCGCCGGGATCCCGGTAATAATCGTGACGGTGAAAGTGGCGGAAGAGGACGTTGAGCGGGGCCTGGCGTTGGGCGCCAGCGAATATGTCTGCAAGCCGTTCGATCTCGAGAAGCTGGCCGGGATAGTGCAGAAACATCTATAA
- a CDS encoding PAS domain-containing protein, which translates to MTDLDLSSVMSNIRDLAYIFEPDGTVSFVSERVADYGYLPKEVVGRNIAEFIHPDDLPKVLADFKVTMETGREFPTAFRLRGKSGGFIEVEDLGRAIKENGRVVSLVGTIRDITERRKIEKDLAEKMAEMKLISDAAIGRETKMIALEQEVNQLLQELGREEKYK; encoded by the coding sequence ATGACCGATCTTGATCTGTCGAGCGTTATGTCCAATATCCGCGACCTGGCTTACATATTTGAACCGGACGGGACCGTTTCTTTTGTCAGCGAGCGCGTTGCCGACTACGGCTACCTGCCCAAAGAGGTCGTCGGCCGCAATATCGCGGAATTTATCCACCCGGACGATCTGCCGAAAGTGCTGGCCGATTTTAAGGTCACCATGGAGACAGGCCGGGAGTTCCCGACCGCTTTCCGCCTGCGCGGCAAGAGCGGCGGGTTTATCGAGGTCGAGGACCTGGGCCGGGCGATCAAAGAGAACGGCCGGGTCGTCAGCTTGGTCGGCACGATTCGCGATATCACCGAGCGCCGGAAGATCGAGAAAGACCTGGCCGAAAAAATGGCGGAGATGAAGCTGATCAGCGACGCGGCGATCGGCCGGGAAACGAAGATGATCGCGCTGGAACAGGAAGTGAACCAGCTGCTGCAGGAGCTGGGGAGGGAGGAGAAATATAAATAA
- a CDS encoding PAS domain S-box protein, translated as MNKPDLASVVENIRDIAYVSALDGEISYINQRVTEYGYQPQDIVGHNLAEFVHPDDLARVRKEMEKMLVSGRDFPTVLRLRKRDGAYVDVEDLSRTVVKENGETMIIGTIRDISERRQLEDEMRMALKSMINAFVIFDSVFDAAGKFISYRFVYINDAYERITGVKNEEVKGKTVQEVWPKTEPEWIKRYGEVAVTGVTQTFDLYHDPTKKLYHCVVYRPSETKDRFCVIFEDITERQRADQQLKEHIEELEVFHHATVGRELKMIELEQEVNKLLTELGRETKYK; from the coding sequence ATGAACAAGCCCGACCTGGCGAGCGTGGTCGAGAATATCCGCGACATCGCTTACGTTTCTGCGCTGGACGGCGAGATCAGCTACATCAACCAGCGGGTGACCGAATACGGCTACCAGCCGCAGGACATTGTCGGCCACAACCTGGCCGAGTTCGTCCACCCCGACGATCTGGCGCGGGTGCGGAAAGAAATGGAGAAAATGCTGGTCAGCGGCCGGGATTTTCCGACCGTCCTCCGGCTGCGGAAACGGGACGGCGCCTACGTCGACGTGGAGGACCTGAGCCGGACGGTCGTGAAAGAGAACGGGGAGACCATGATCATCGGCACGATCCGCGACATTTCCGAGCGCCGGCAGCTGGAGGACGAGATGCGCATGGCGCTCAAGAGCATGATCAACGCCTTTGTCATCTTTGACTCAGTCTTTGACGCCGCCGGCAAGTTCATCAGCTATCGCTTTGTTTATATCAACGATGCTTATGAACGGATCACTGGTGTCAAGAACGAAGAGGTGAAAGGAAAAACGGTCCAGGAGGTCTGGCCCAAGACCGAGCCGGAATGGATCAAAAGATACGGCGAGGTCGCCGTGACCGGCGTTACCCAGACGTTCGACCTGTACCACGACCCGACCAAAAAGCTTTACCACTGCGTGGTTTACCGCCCCTCTGAGACCAAGGACCGTTTTTGCGTGATCTTTGAGGATATCACCGAGCGGCAGCGGGCGGACCAGCAGCTTAAGGAGCATATCGAAGAGCTGGAGGTATTCCATCACGCCACCGTCGGCCGGGAGCTGAAGATGATCGAACTGGAGCAAGAAGTGAACAAGCTGTTGACGGAGCTGGGAAGGGAGACGAAATATAAATGA